A segment of the Onychomys torridus chromosome 16, mOncTor1.1, whole genome shotgun sequence genome:
taacaatcctggctggaactctctctctgtagaccaggctggcctcgaattgagatctgcctgcacctgccgctgcctctgctgggattaaaaacatgcaccaccatgcctggccaggcCTTGttcttaaaaactttttttagaAAAACTTTCATTTACTCTTCGGGTTTCTGTGACCGGGAAGAGGCACCAGTGACCTTGTAGGAGTGTGAAATTGTCTAGGGCAGGAGTGTTCCAAACATCTCAACTCTGTCCAGGCTCCCTGGGCAGATTGAGAAGCAGAGTGAGCAGCAAGTTCTGTTCTTCTGAGTGCTGTAGGTAACTCTggaacacacataccacacacatacaccccccacAGATCACATTCCCCCCACCACCCTTCAAAGAATAAAGTCAAATCTCAAACCTCTAAACCAGCAAACCTCAAGATATATCACGATCActctatttaacttttttttttttttttgagctgaggatcaaaccccgggccttgcactttctaggcaagcgctcaaccactgagctaaatccccaaccccttaactTGCATTTTAAATGAGTCTTAAATATTCTAATGCAAGGGAGCTGAGATTTCAGACAGAAAATACTGACTAAGACCAATAAAGAAGCAGCCCTGCTCCAGGCAGGCCCCGCCCGGCTGCCCAGAGGCAGTGCAGTTGGCACTAACTTTATGGTGCCATTTCTAAAATGTCTGCCGAGACTGGAAGAGAAGGCCCACTTCCCACCATACATCTTGTAATAGCTGTTCCCTTCATTACACAAAGGCCAGCCAGAGTGTTGAAAGGACCCCCCAAAGAGCCGCTGGATGCTTCCCAGAGCTCTGGCCTTCCTCTCTGGTCTAAGAGGAGGCTGTTTTATTCTCTGCCGCACTAGGATGAACACAACATCTCGTAGGTGTTCAGTAAAGGGTCActggaaaaacaagagaaagaactcAAGTCAGACTAATTGAGACTAGGAGGGCCAGCAGCAGGAGCCCCTCCCTGTGCGGTCTGCTTGGTTCTGCTGTAACCAAGTGCCCGGTTCGGTCCTGGTTGTGGTGAGGATACAAACACTTGATGGTTATGCTCTGCTTTGGGGTCCACTGGCTGCCTCACAATCAGAAAGGGGACCGGCTATATTCAGAAGGGGACAAGCATGTCAGTGGCCTCACTTTGGAATGACTCACCCTTGCCCTGCCGGCCTAACAGTCCCAACACTTTGGCTGACACTAGAGACCAAACTTCCAGCACTCAAGCTTTTGAGGACCGACTGTCATTTTCAACACCCTCATGTCATAGTTTACTCATCTCTAGAGCAGCATGATTTCACTGAATTATGCCAGGATTTTCCTTTCAGGATCTGTCTACTCCAAGGCACATTAGAAGAGTTCATTAGCCATCATCTCTGgcttcttccccctcttcattTCAATATTACtactgcccctgcccccacaagATCACACTACGGAGCCCTGTTAGgcccagaactctctctgtagactagctgctggcctcaaactcacagacatcctcctgcctctgccttcattcCTTCATTGGTTCTACAAAATACCCAGCAAGTGCCATACCTGGAACAGCCCAGACAACATGCCTCCTGTCCTGGAGTACCTGGAGCAAGTAAGTAGCTCCTAGACATGAAAACAAGTTAGATAacaccagaaagacagacagacagacagatagagggagggaggacatgctgatttttgtttttcatccacagactctgccttctgagtgctgtgctTAAAGATATGCCCACTATATCCAgtcactgatattttaaaattgcttgaggtgttgtagaatattattttaagatgcattacatttgtttatgctgtggaacatttaatgatgcaaagaatTGTTGCATTTCTTCATGTTGCATTtggttaactctgtgaagctgtattattTGGACtgtctaggggccagccacccagccatgcACGGAATAAGAATTAAagtaaaattatagaaataagaaaaggaaaaagcccagaggcaaaagatagacaagataatttaaacttaagaaaagctggcaagaaataagccaagtgaaggctgggcattcataagtaatagtAAGCCtccgtgtgatttatttggaagctatTTGGCAGGGCCCCCtcaagagcaaaaacaaccaacagccaCActgaggaatatatatatatttatagtgcTTTGATAAACTCCACTCCTCAATTCCTTCCCTGCTAATTCCTCCCTTATCCACCCCCACGATTCCCTTTCAATTCATtgctcttttttcattgtttattttttaaagattatttcatttttacatgtgtgtgttttgtctgcacgtctgcatgtgcaccatgtgcatgcctggtgctctcagggtcagaagagggtgccaaggCCCTTAGGACAGAAGGCATTGTCTTCACATGGGCTCTGACCTGGGCTCTGCAAGGCCTGGGCTCTGCAAGGCCTGGGCTCTGCAAGGCCTGGGCTCTGCATGGCCTGGGCTCTGCATGACCTGGGCTCTGCATGGCCTGGCTCTGCATGGCCTTGGCTCTGCAAGGCCTGgctcctgtttcctcctcagCTTCATCTCTTACCATTGCCAAGCTGTCCTTACTTCTGTGATCTGGCCATACTGCCCCATTTTCATGCCCCCACGCCAAGTGTTTGTAGATGGAACTGtcttgttaagtaagaaacacagagccaattgcagagttaaaagccaagaggttagagcaatagctaagagctgaaaaccttacccttcactgctgctgctgtctttcctctccataagagacctacttcctgtgttttttcctttttatagacttcctgttctgccttctcattggttgtcactccttgtcactgcctgtctgtacagacctccaggtcttctatggttggtattgagattaaaggcgtgtgtcgccatgctggctgtatccttgaactcacagagatccgcctagctctgcctcccaagtgctgggattaaaggcatgcaccaccactgctgatGCCCTTTCTTATCTCCAGGTCGTAACATAAGTGATGTCCTCCCTTTCCCAGGGTCCTTCTTCACTTGTTTAGTGGCTGTGCATTCCTCGGATTTCATCGCAGGCATCACCTCCTACTCCACCCCCTGGAAACTTTCTCTGACCAAGCAGATGAGAGTAGGCACTTCATCTACCTGCTCTAATCACTGTACTATGAGTATCTGGGCTTTTCCAGGCTGTAAGTTTCAAAAAGGTGGGGGACTCTGCCTACTTCTTCACCATTGTTTCCCTAGTGTCTCCCACAAGACCTGACACAGtaggcattcaataaatatttgctatgtTAATGTAAGAGTGTTTGGGGCAGGGCTGTAGTggtgcactttaatcccagcacctgggaggcagaggcaggcagatctctgagtttgaggccagtctggtctaccgagtgagttccaggacagccaggactacacagagaaacctgttttggaaaaaaagaaatgaaaaagtgtAGTAGGgcaggcccatagggtcaaggaaattggttcaaaccagttgccaaggcatgcacataatgtacttccttatgagccaacctggggtctgcctgagggcctagcaacaggcgctgtcagagttcctgatcatgcccagccaatgagggatgaccatgaAATGCCACCAGATTAggacacagcttgggtgctgggaggagggtatataaggccttccctgttatggAATAAATGGGTCTGCTGTTTGCCGtcacctgactcccagtgtctgtgtcattgatacTACGGCGCCTTCTCACCCCCTACCCCCAAGAGAGCCATTATTcccacaacaaaaagaaaaaaatgtttgataaGTGAGCAAACACCTCAGtttaagaataaaaacatgagaaaaaaaaaaaaaaagaataaaaacatggggccagatggtggtggtgcacgcctttaatcctagcactcgggaggcagaggcaggtggatctctgtgagttcaaggccagcctggtctacagagtgagatccaggacaggcaccaaaactacagagaaaccctgtctcagaaaaaacaaaacaagaaaaaaaaaagtaggaacaccctagtcccagcacttgggagggaaaggcaggtagagctcagagttcaaggacagcctgatctacagagtgtcccaggacagccaaggctacacagagaaaccctgtcttgaaaaacaaacaaacaaaaacagagagaaagagaggaggagggagggaagaagggagggagagagggagggaggaagggagggagggagggagggagaaacatgGATGCTCCCTTCTGTTCAAGAAAGTAGCCAGACGCTCCCTAGCTCCACCTGGTGGAGACTGCGGTGATCTGCAGCCCCCATTCCCGGAGGCAGCTCATTTGGCCGCACTCCCTCTTCTATCTCCAAGGCTCAAGCCTAGCAAAGGAGGGATCGACCAACCAGAGGGCAGCTTGCCCTAGGAGGGCCTGGATATCAATTAGCCCTTCCTTCATGAGCCCCTAGTCTTGGGAAGGACCACCCTGTAGCagcatttgaatttttatttgttgttgttatttattttattatgtgtatgggtgtgaaaAGATATATCAAGAAAGTGTAAATATCACTGGCTTTATGATACTAATTTAATCCGAATCAAATTTATAACACACTTaaagggaaattttaaaaatgcctaaAAGAATTCCAAAACAGCCTTTAGAGCAACCCAGTTGCCTGttgataggaaaataaaatagaaatactgACCCGGAATCTGGGAGTCAGGACATAAAACCTGAGTCTGTAACCTGTCTCTCCTTAGATCAGTTTTTTAGAGTATTTATGTGCCTGTGTGAATGTatgacacacatgtgcatccGACAGAGTCCAGAAGATGTGGGATCCGAACATAAgggcctctggaggagcagtaagtgctcctagccgctgagccttctctccagctcacaTGGATCAGGGATGCTAAAATAAGCAAGGCTTGCCCAGGGCTGCTGTGCGGAATGGATGAAGCTGCGTTTACAGGGTGTCATGCTGACTGTAACGGATGAAGACAAAAGCGAGGGTGAGCAGGAGTATGGGTCTGATCAGTGTTTGATTAACAAGGATTCTTTTGGGGCGCTGGGTTTCCCTGTTAGCCCgggctgtcccggaactcgctctgttagcctcgaactcacagcgatgcgcctgcctcggcctcccggggttaaaggcgagcgccacggCCCGCAGCGGTGTCTCCTTTACAGGGTCTCTCTCCAAGGTCTCTCTCCTCAGCAGCTTTCTACCTACTTCCACCCCGACGGGGAACATAAACTACAGAGAGCGCTGGGTCGGCCCCCTTGCCGCTGGCTCCGGAGAGCGCGCCAGCCTAACAGTGGCTCAGCAGATATTCTGGCCTGAGGAAACGGGAAGCTTCATGGCTGTCCTGAAAGACGGCAGTGAGAAAGCACTCAGAACGTCTGCAGGGAAAGGAGGACAGGTCACCCGAGGCGGTGCCGAGGCCGGGGTGCGGGTGCGGGTGCGGGCTGCGTGCGCAACCCGTCCTCCGACGTCCGTGCGCACAGCTCGCCGGGGCCCGGTCGAGCCGGGTGCTCGCCGTCCACGGGGACGCGAGGCAGGCTCAGGTTGGAGGCTTGGCCCTCGTCCTCGGGGCACTTCGGAATGTAGGGGCCTGTGTCCCCGCGGGAAGGGCAGGGCCACCTCCGTGCTCGGGAGTGGAGGTGCCCGGGGGCGAGGACACCGCCCCGAGAGAGGACCGCCATAGCCCCGGCTCCCCGGAGGGCGGGGCCACGCAGGAGAGGGGCGGGGCCAcgcgggggaggggcggggccacgcgggggaggggcggggccacgcggggaggggcggggccaCGCGCGCCCTCCCTGCAGCCACTGGCGGCCTCGCGAGGGGGCGGGGCTTCCGGCGGCAGCGCGCTCGGGCGTCGACTGACGCAGCGCGGACGGGGGGGGCCACGTGACACGGAAGTGACTCCGAACAGGAAGAggacgggaaaaaaaaaaaaataaccgtCCGCGACGCCGAGTGGAAGCGGACCCGCTGCCATCATGAACAGCAAAGGCAAGGCCGGGGAGCGGCGGGGGCCGTCGGGGAGGCGGGCTGGCTCGGGACGAGCGGGTCCGGGGCGGGGGCGACGGGCTCGGGGCGGGCTGGGCCGCGCTTCTGTCCAGAGGGCCGGGAGCGAGGCCGCACCCGACGTGGCCGCTGCCTCGCCCCACGCCACCGCCGCTCGGCGCTCCGCCCGGGCCGCGGGCCCCGTACACTCTGTGGCGCAGTTTGTAGCCGCGGGCTcctgtgtgcgcgcgcgtgtgtgtggtgtgtgcgtgtgtctgtgtgtgtgcgtgtgtctgtgtgagagctGGGGGGGCTTTTCCGTGACGGGCACCCGCTGGAGCGAATGGGGAGCTAGAGCAGGGGTTTGGGTGGGCCAATGGAGGGCCGGCAGAGGCGGGGCGCCGCGCTTCGGAACAACAAGCCTCCGCAGAGCTTAACTAGTGAGGTGCCGGCCCCGCCGCCCGGTCCCGGCCCGGGAGGTCCCTTTCCCGCCTCCCCTGGCCTCTTCGCCCTTCCTCGGCAGGACCGGGATGTCCGCCCGCCCCTGTGCGCGGTCGCTCTTAACACCCCACCCGCCGCCCTTTGCACGGTTaacttcactcactcactctgtggAAGTCGACCTTGACTGGGAAGGAACCTGTGCGGTGTACACTCAGCGATGGGGCCCACAGAGTCTGGACGGGTGACACCCCCAGCCTGTAGGACACAGCCCCGAGTAGGAGTCCCCTAAGGTTCCAGCAGTCCAGCCTCGGGACCGGGTCCCCAGACCCGTCCCTTACTGGGGAGGGAACGTGGCCAAGTTAGGCTCGATTCCGTCCTCAGTATTGCTAGTGGGAGCAGCGCCCTTTCTGCCCAGGCTGAACCCAGGGAGGGGCAGACAGTCCTCATTTTCTTGGCTCCAAGAAATTCGGGCCCTGGAGGGCAGGCAGTCTGTCTGTAGCCCCCTGCCCCACTTGGTGGCCCTGTTTACAGATTTGTTTGTATGTAAGTTTGTGTCTGCGTGGGGGTACGTGGATGTGGgcgcaggtgctcacagaggcaggAGCTACAGTTGAAAGTAGGTCGTGAGTGtcgtatgtgggtgctgggaacagaactgggtcctcaggaagagcagcactttgtcttaaccactgggccatctctcctgtctgCCACCCTCCCTCCCAGTTTGACAGACAGCACCCCTTCCCCCTCTTGTATTCCAGGTCAATATCCAACACAGCCTACCTACCCTGTGCAACCTCCTGGGAACCCAGTGTACCCTCAGACCTTACATCTTCCTCAGGCTCCACCCTATACTGACGCTCCACCTGCATACTCAGAGGTACCGCAGTTTGCTAGAGTTTTAACTGGTTGACACACTCTTGGACCCCTAGTCGGTCTTTAAACCTGACTTCACAAACAGGAGTTGTAATTAATATTAGAGTTGAGTGTGTTGTCTGCTTATGTTATTTGACATATGCTGAAGTTAAGCTGAGTTTGGGTCCCTTGAGCCCAGTGTGGCAGCAGATGACCCAAGATACTATTGTATGcccacaactgtaacatacagtGTGTGAtctacacaaacaaagaactgcAAATGGGCTGTGCATGGTGGTACAGGCtggtagtcccagcacttgggaagctgaggcagaaagatcctgACTGTTTTGGGCTATATAACCAAACCCTGTTATACCAGAAccagtcaggagttcaaggtcaccctccacTACATAGTTGAAGGTATAGGAGATGGTTTCAACAGGACTTGATAAAATAACAttctgggggagaaaaaaaaaaagatgtgtgacACTACACCCAGCTTAGAGAATTTCTAAGccggcgttggtggcgcatgcctttaatcccagcactcaggaggcagaggcatgcggatctctgagtttgaggccagcctggtttacaaagggagttccaggaaaggtgcaaagctacagagaaaccctgtctcgaaaaaacaaataacattctgccttttcttctgcttcctttagCTCTATCGTCCAAGCTTTGTTCATCCAGGGGCTGCCACAGTCCCCACCATGTCAGCTGCCTTTCCTGGCGCCTCTCTGTATCTGCCTATGGCCCAGTCTGTGGCTGTCGGGCCGTTAGGCTCCACAATCCCCATGGCTTACTATCCAGTTGGTCCCATCTATCCACCTGGTTCAGCCGTGCTGGTGGATGGAGGGTATGATGCAGGTGCCAGATTTGGAGCTGGCGCTACCGCTGGCAACATTCCTGTGAGTATGGCCTAACTGGGAGCTCAGCCCTTCTGTACTTGGACTTCTTGAAATCTTCATTCTCCCACCATCCCTGGATAGTAGTGGTCAGGCTTGGCACAGCAGCTGCCATTTCCTAGGCAGAAAGTGGATGAGGGCAGAACTGTGGCTGATTAGGGTATCAGACGCGTCCTTTGGTTTCAAGATTAAtggttcatttgttttcttcccttaTTAAGATAATGCTagctagccgggtggtggcagcacgagcctttaatcccaccaggtggatctgagttaaaggccagcctgctctacagagcaagttccaggccagccagcacagagaaatcctgtcttgaaaaaccaaaaaaccaacaaaaaacccctgCTAGCTCCTTTTTCATTGGTGTGGGCACAGTGAAGAAGGCACAGGATTCCTTATTGAGTCCACACATATTTAATATCTGCCACAAGGGTGAAATAAAT
Coding sequences within it:
- the Dazap2 gene encoding DAZ-associated protein 2 isoform X1 → MNSKGQYPTQPTYPVQPPGNPVYPQTLHLPQAPPYTDAPPAYSELYRPSFVHPGAATVPTMSAAFPGASLYLPMAQSVAVGPLGSTIPMAYYPVGPIYPPGSAVLVDGGYDAGARFGAGATAGNIPPPPPGCPPNAAQLAVMQGANVLVTQRKGNFFMGGSDGGYTIW